The following are encoded in a window of Catharus ustulatus isolate bCatUst1 chromosome 12, bCatUst1.pri.v2, whole genome shotgun sequence genomic DNA:
- the LOC117001809 gene encoding aminopeptidase N, giving the protein MVEFDPRASTFVTLDFERAVCRGSSSRLSPATARHPCTPRPLLSLGGAATQLCPSQAGVAWTLWQRLSHSRVNGVTLTLPLGLADGDTRWALQCGGGRGCWLRPPALSLLLQGQASAGEGRRGPGPEPAHAPRWCEPPRPALPLQQRRWALVLLPAWGAGGWKAHPRICRHPEPYGHLILHPLTWTNKPRGSERLKAVLAPAPCLPVPLLLPAMAAGFFISKTVAIVAIVLGVGAVATIIALSVVYAQEKNKTTSDVGTTAGPGTTTTASTPAPNNPWNRWRLPATLKPESYEVTLQPFLTPDANNMYIFKGNSSVVFVCEQATDLILIHSNKLNYSMQGSFHATLQAEGGGSAPAISRTWLETSTQYLVVQLSAPLQQGQRYRLFSSFTGELADDLAGFYRSEYTESGIQHVVATTQMQAADARKAFPCFDEPAMKATFKVTMIHPSEYKAISNMPANATRQVDIDGQSWNVTEFDTTPRMSTYLLAFIVSNFSYVEDNSSNKQIRIWGRPKAIDDEGQGEYALSVTGRILTFFEGHYNTTYPLPKSDQVGLPDFNAGAMENWGLVTYRENSLLFHPEYSSIANKERVVTVIAHELAHQWFGNLVTLRWWNDLWLNEGFASYVEYLGADSAEQSWNIKDLMVLNEVHDVMATDALASSHPLSFREEEINTPAQISEVFDSIAYSKGASVLRMLSTFLTEEIFKQGLQSYLHTFSYNNTVYTDLWVHLQEAVQKNNVQLPGTISSIMDRWTLQMGFPVVTVNTADGTISQKHFLLDPNSTVDRPSDFNYTWIVPITWMTGNNQGNETYWLTKVSDTNSNFTLSTTWLLLNINVTGYFRVNYNQENWDRLLSQLNAGHTVIPVINRAQIIDDAFNLARAKYVDVTLALNTTLFLSQETEYMPWQAALTNLKYFQRMFDRSEVFGDMSKYIKKQVTPLFRHYQNITGNWQNTSSGDLMTQYVEANAVSTACSYGVSECQNLAMNYFNEWNTTNNNPVPPILRSAIYCSMVATGGEEVWDFLWQKFQEAPVVSEADKLRSALACSREPWILNRYLQYTLDPTKIRRQDATSTINSVASNVVGQPLVWDFIRGNWRTLFSQYGGGSFSFSNLISGVTQRFSSEFELQQLEQFKKDNEDIGFGSGTRALEQALERTRANINWVKENQAAVMQWFKEHSS; this is encoded by the exons ATGGTGGAGTTTGACCCCCGTGCCTCCACGTTTGTGACCCTGGACTTTGAgagggctgtgtgcaggggaAGCTCGTCCCGGCTGTCACCTGCCACTGCCAGACACCCGTGCACCCCACGCCCGCTGCTTTCCCTGGGTGGGGCAgccacccagctgtgcccctcgCAGGCAGGGGTGGCATGGACCCTCTGGCAGCGGCTCAGTCACTCGAGGGTAAATGGGGTGACACTGACTCTGCCTCTGGGCTTGGCTGATGGGGACACACGCTGGGCCCTGCAGTGTGGTGGGGGACGTGGCTGCTGGCTGCGACCACCCGCTCTGTCCCTCCTTTTGCAGGGCCAGGCCAGCGCTGGGGAAGGACGCCGGGGTCCAGGCCCAGAGCCCGCACACGCTCCCCGATGGTGCGAGCCCCCACggccagctctgcccctgcagcagcgGCGCTGGGCgttggtgctgctgccagcctggggggCGGGCGGGTGGAAAGCTCATCCCAGGATCTGTCGCCACCCTGAGCCCTATGGCCATTTAATCCTTCACCCATTAACTTGGACTAATAAACCTCGTGGGAGTGAGAGGCTAAAAGCCGTGCTTGCACCGGCACCGTGTCTGCCAGTGCCACTCCTGCTGCCCGCCATGGCAGCCGGCTTCTTCATCAGCAAGACCGTGGCCATCGTGGCCATCGTGCTGGGCGTGGGGGCTGTGGCCACCATCATTGCACTCTCGGTGGTGTATGCCCAGGAAAAGAACAAGACGACATCAGATGTGGGCACCACGGCTGGCCCAGGCACCACCACCACCGCCTCCACCCCTGCCCCCAACAATCCCTGGAACAGATGGAGGTTACCAGCCACGCTGAAGCCGGAGAGCTACGAGGTGACCCTGCAGCCCTTCCTGACACCCGATGCCAACAACATGTACATCTTCAAGGGCAACAGCAGCGTGGTGTTCGTGTGCGAGCAAGCCACCGACCTCATCCTCATCCACAGCAACAAGCTGAACTACAGCATGCAGGGCTCCTTCCATGCCACGCTGCAGGCTGAGGGTGGTGGCAGCGCCCCTGCCATCTCCCGCACCTGGCTGGAGACTTCCACCCAGTACCTGGTGGTGCAGCTGAGCgctcccctgcagcagggccagcggTACCGCCTGTTCAGCAGCTTCACCGGGGAGCTGGCCGATGACCTGGCTGGCTTCTATCGCAGTGAATACACGGAGTCCGGCATCCA GCACGTGGTGGCCACCACGCAGATGCAGGCGGCTGACGCACGCAAAGCCTTCCCCTGCTTTGACGAGCCGGCCATGAAAGCCACCTTCAAGGTGACCATGATCCATCCCTCCGAATATAAGGCCATTTCCAACATGCCTGCCAATG CAACCAGGCAGGTGGATATTGATGGACAGAGCTGGAATGTCACTGAGTTTGACACCACCCCCCGGATGTCCACGTACCTTCTGGCCTTCATTGTCAGCAACTTCTCCTATGTGGAGGATAACTCCTCGAATAAACAG ATCCGCATCTGGGGCCGTCCCAAAGCCATCGATGACGAGGGCCAGGGCGAGTAcgcactcagtgtcactggtCGCATCCTTACCTTCTTTGAGGGCCATTACAACACGACGTACCCGCTCCCCAAGTCTG ACCAGGTTGGCCTCCCTGATTTCAACGCGGGCGCGATGGAGAACTGGGGGCTGGTGACCTACCGGGAGAACTCCCTGCTCTTCCATCCCGAGTACTCCTCCATTGCAAACAAGGAGCGGGTGGTGACCGTCATCGCCCACGAGCTGGCACACCAG TGGTTTGGGAACTTGGTGACGCTGCGCTGGTGGAACGACCTGTGGCTGAACGAGGGCTTCGCCTCGTACGTGGAGTACCTGGGTGCTGactctgctgagcagagctggaacatT AAAGACCTGATGGTGCTGAATGAGGTGCACGATGTGATGGCAACAGACGCCCTGGCCAGCTCCCACCCGCTCTCCTTCCGTGAGGAGGAGATCAACACCCCAGCGCAGATCAGTGAAGTCTTTGACAGCATCGCCTACAGCAAG ggagcgTCGGTGCTGCGGATGCTCTCGACCTTCCTCACCGAGGAGATCTTCAAGCAGGGGCTACAG TCCTACCTCCACACCTTCTCCTACAACAACACCGTCTACACTGACCTCTGGGTCCACCTGCAAGAG gcGGTGCAGAAAAACAACGTTCAACTGCCTGGCACTATCAGCAGCATCATGGATCGCTGGACGCTGCAGATGGGCTTCCCTGTGGTCACTGTTAACACCGCCGACGGCACCATCAGCCAGAAGCACTTTCTGCTGGACCCCAACTCTACTGTGGACAGACCCTCTGACTTCAA CTACACCTGGATCGTCCCCATCACCTGGATGACAGGCAATAACCAAGGGAATGAAACCTACTGGCTGACCAAAGTCTCAG ACACCAACAGCAACTTCACGCTCAGCACCACCTGGCTCCTGCTGAACATCAATGTCACTGGGTACTTCCGTGTCAACTACAACCAGGAGAACTGGGATCGGCTCCTCAGCCAGCTTAACGCTGGCCATACG GTCATCCCTGTGATCAACCGTGCCCAGATCATCGACGACGCCTTTAACCTGGCCAG GGCCAAGTACGTCGATGTGACCTTGGCTCTGAACACGACGCTGTTCCTGAGCCAAGAGACGGAATACATGCCCTGGCAGGCAGCGCTCACGAACCTGAAGTACTTCCAGCGGATGTTTGACCGCAGCGAGGTGTTTGGGGACATGTCG AAATACATCAAGAAACAGGTGACCCCACTCTTCAGGCACTACCAGAACATCACTGGTAACTGGCAAAATACCTCCAGTGGTGACCTGATGACGCA GTACGTCGAGGCAAATGCTGTCAGCACCGCCTGCTCCTACGGTGTCTCCGAATGCCAGAACTTGGCCATGAATTACTTCAATGAGTGGAATACGACCAACAACAACCC AGTCCCCCCGATCCTGCGCTCAGCCATCTACTGCAGCATGGTGGCCACGGGTGGGGAGGAAGTCTGGGATTTCCTCTGGCAGAAGTTCCAGGAGGCCCCTGTGGTGTCCGAGGCTGACAAGCTCCGCTCAGCCCTCGCCTGCAGCCGCGAGCCCTGGATCCTCAACCG GTACCTGCAGTACACCCTCGACCCTACAAAGATCCGCAGGCAGGATGCCACCTCCACGATCAACAGCGTTGCCAGCAACGTTGTGGGGCAGCCGCTGGTCTGGGACTTCATCCGTGGCAACTGGAGGACGCTTTTCAGCCA GTATGGAGGcggctccttctccttctccaacCTGATCTCAGGTGTGACCCAGCGCTTTTCCTCAGAGTTTGAGCTGCAACAG CTGGAGCAGTTCAAGAAAGACAACGAGGACATCGGGTTTGGGTCTGGGACGCGGGCGCTGGAGCAGGCGCTGGAGCGGACCCGTGCTAACATCAACTGGGTGAAGGAGAACCAGGCGGCCGTGATGCAATGGTTTAAGGAGCACAGCTCATAA
- the LOC117002133 gene encoding gonadotropin-releasing hormone II receptor-like, with product MAWLGNARQDTLEAGGDHPTGPAVGNTSVEPPSTTPPEWGCAWSPPEEKGEQPLRLPTFSPAAQVRVGVTFALFALSAGCNLAVLRAVGGRGSGRRPHIRLLLRHLAAADLLVSVVVMPLDAVWNITLQWRAGDLACRLLMYLRLLAMYASAFVTVVISLDRQAAILRPLAIARARARNRAMLRTAWILSAGLAVPQLFLFHTITLRPPHNFTQCTTRGSFPRAWHETLYNMVGFACLFLLPLLIMVCCYARILLEISRRMGSGLFSSQDASLRCSRNNIPRARLRMLRMSLVIVSSFILCWTPYYLLGLWHWFCPRAMEERISPALTHILFIFGLFNACLDPITYGLFTIPLRGGWGCPCRHGPPAQPPSPATGSFRCSASSLPARRGVQGVRSSRGAARDTSCHSSSL from the exons ATGGCCTGGCTGGGGAATGCCAGGCAGGACACCCTGGAGGCAG GTGGGGACCATCCCACAGGCCCTGCAGTGGGAAACACCAGCGTGGAGCCCCCCAGCACCACCCCCCCCGAGTGGGGCTGCGCCTGGAGCCCCCCCGAGGAGAAGGGCGAGCAGCCCCTGCGCCTGCCCACCTTCTCCCCGGCCGCCCAGGTGCGCGTGGGGGTCACCTTCGCCCTGTTCGCCCTCTCGGCCGGCTGCAACCTGGCGGTGCTGCGGGCAGTGGGGGGCCGGGGCAGCGGCCGGCGCCCCCACATCCGCCTGCTGCTCCGGCACCTGGCGGCCGCCGACCTGCTGGTCAGCGTGGTGGTCATGCCGCTGGACGCCGTCTGGAACATCACGCTGCAGTGGCGGGCGGGCGACCTGGCCTGCCGCCTGCTCATGTACCTGCGCCTGCTGGCCATGTACGCCTCGGCCTTCGTCACCGTGGTCATCAGCCTGGACAGGCAGGCCGCCATCCTGCGCCCGCTGGCCATCGCCCGCGCCCGCGCCCGCAACCGCGCCATGCTGCGCACAGCCTGGATCCTCAGCGCGGGGCTGGCCGTGCCGCAG CTGTTCCTGTTCCACACCATCACCCTGCGCCCCCCGCACAACTTCACGCAGTGCACCACGCGGGGCAGCTTCCCCCGGGCCTGGCACGAGACCCTCTACAACATGGTGGGCTTTGCCTGCCTCTTCCTGCTGCCGCTGCTCATCATGGTCTGCTGCTACGCCCGCATCCTGCTGGAGATCTCCCGCCGCATGGGCTCCGGCCTGT TCTCCTCGCAGGACGCGTCGCTGCGGTGCTCCAGGAACAACATCCCCCGGGCGCGGCTGCGGATGCTGCGGATGAGCCTGGTCATCGTCTCCTCCTTCATCCTCTGCTGGACCCCCTACTAcctgctggggctctggcaCTGGTTCTGCCCCCGCGCCATGGAGGAGAGGATCTCGCCGGCCCTCACCCACATCCTCTTCATCTTCGGCCTCTTCAACGCATGTCTGGACCCCATCACCTACGGGCTGTTCACCATCCCCCTCCgcgggggctggggctgcccctgcaggCACGgcccccctgcccagcccccctCCCCGGCCACCGGCTCCTTCCGCTGCTCAGCCTCCTCCCTGCCGGCCCGGCGGGGCGTCCAGGGCGTGAGGAGCTCCCGAGGGGCTGCCAGGGACACCTCctgtcacagcagctccctgtga
- the LOC117001813 gene encoding uncharacterized protein LOC117001813 — protein MLLKVTPRVRPFPLWGPSLALSSPWTSHRAVCSLWGHTHLPVVSFWAGFPLLQPAGSHPPGFLTPPACVLSPRTSGHIYGSVPSSQQFMINPGAGDAEQEPCPAGVMPQDIPATLGCFGVGWHPLVPAGLQGADPCVLLGSISCCPPCHLPLSPIPALLSPCSWAHSGLILGSFWAHSGLILGSLLHLHTPGSVQGAGQGWHSDPAGCSGWVLWVWDWPQGAAATLSPLCPQHSPANLGLLCHSHPWSSLLWGFTWVHTGFLGVCSPVPQRAGRWGRVQHHRAPFPSCPIPGLSAPRRLSGPSQRADLFSAMLRISSPFFLFPLPPLERERMQGRRKDFHRGGDWHSPE, from the coding sequence ATGCTGCTCAAAGTAACACCCCGAGTGAGACCCTTCCCTCTGTGGGGACCTTCCCTTGCATTGAGCAGCCCTTGGACATCCCACCGGGCAGTCTGTTCCCTTTGGGGTCACACACATCTCCCTGTTGTATCATTTTGGGCTGGTTTTCCCCTTTTACAGCCAGCTGGGTCACACCCACCAGGATTCCTGACCCCTCCTGCCTGTGTGCTGTCTCCTCGTACCTCTGGCCACATTTATGGCTCTGTCCCAAGCTCCCAGCAATTTATGATTaaccctggggctggggatgctgagcaggAGCCGTGTCCAGCAGGAGTGATGCCACAGGACATTCCTGCCACCCTGGGGTGCTTTGGGGTGGGATGGCATCCCCTGGTCCCTGCAGGACTCCAGGGAGCCgatccctgtgtcctgctgggctccatcTCCTGTTGtcctccctgtcacctccctctgtcccccatcccagcgctgctgtccccctgcagctgggctcatTCTGGGCTCATTCTGGGCTCATTCTGGGCTCATTCTGGGCTCATTCTGGGCTCTTTGCTCCATCTCCACACGCCAGGCTCTGTCCAAggagccgggcagggctggcactctGACCCTGCTGGGTGTTcagggtgggtgctgtgggttTGGGACTGGCCCCAAGGGGCTGCAGCCACCCTgtcccccctgtgcccccagcacagcccagccaacCTGGGTttgctctgccacagccatCCCTGGTCCTCCCTGCTTTGGGGGTTCACCTGGGTTCAcacaggttttttgggggtttgctCCCCCGTTCCACAGAGGGCTGGGAGGTGGGGAAGGGTCCAGCATCACCGAGCCCCGTTTCCTTCCTGCCCCATCCCGGGGCTGTCAGCGCCTCGGCGCCTTTCAGGGCCCTCGCAAAgagcagatttattttctgctatGCTGAGAATTAGCtcccctttcttcctcttccctctgcccccgctggaaagagagagaatgcagggaagaagaaaggatttCCATCGCGGCGGTGATTGGCACAGCCCTGAATGA
- the AP3S2 gene encoding AP-3 complex subunit sigma-2, producing MINAILVFNNHGKPRLVRFYQHLAEEVQQQIIRDTFHLVLKRDDHICNFLECGSLFGGSDYKLIYRHYATLYFVFCVDSSESELGILDLIQVFVETLDKCFENVCELDLIFHMDKVHHILQEMVIGGMVLETNMNEIVAQVEAQGKLEKAEGGLSAAPSRAVSAVKNINLPEIPRNINIGDINIKVPNLSQFM from the exons ATGATCAACGCCATCCTCGTGTTCAACAACCACGGCAAACCGCGGCTCGTCCGCTTCTACCAGCACCTG GCAGAAGAGGTGCAGCAGCAGATCATCCGTGACACCTTCCACCTGGTGCTGAAGCGCGATGACCACATCTGCAACTTCCTCGAGTGCGGCAG cctgttCGGCGGCTCGGACTACAAGCTGATCTACCGGCACTACGCCACGCTGTACTTCGTGTTCTGCGTGGACTCCTCGGAGAGCGAGCTGGGCATCCTGGACCTcatccag GTGTTTGTGGAGACGCTGGACAAGTGCTTTGAGAATGTCTGTGAACTGGACCTCATCTTCCACATGGACAAG gTCCACCACATCCTGCAGGAGATGGTGATCGGCGGGATGGTGCTGGAGACCAACATGAACGAGATTGTGGCACAGGTGGAGGCCCAGGGCAagctggagaaggcagag ggaggcctctcagctgctccttcccgCGCTGTGTCGGCCGTGAAGAACATCAACCTGCCCGAGATCCCCCGCAACATCAACATCGGGGACATCAACATCAAAGTGCCCAACCTGTCACAGTTCATGTGA
- the LOC117002030 gene encoding mesoderm posterior protein 2-like, giving the protein MAHGRTLPATAALQGWGDPPDPLGYSSSSPAASPDSCGLASPAAARGPCRGHAAPRPRGRKGVRGGGAAGAPRQSASEREKLRMRRLAQALLRLRHYLPPALAPAGHTLTKIETLRLATRYIAHLSALLGLGRGAPAPRHCPLCPRGLGCCQDTDPRGASPPGAAGWGSPPVVGTPPELHGAPGMGSWGSPLCSPAAGTAPELLGGPEMGLDTWGSPPYTPAAATLPDVLGGPSLGMETWGSPSYIPATGTPPEVLGVSNIQTETWGPPPYVPSVGTSSDLNKAVTSTASPWLTPPHSAGAAAPPDLPGDVLDTGLVLSEFVGTGTVTQDLSADLLSLLEALFPPQPR; this is encoded by the exons ATGGCCCACGGCCGCACGCTGCCCGCCACCGCcgcactgcagggctggggcgaCCCTCCGGACCCCCTGGgctacagcagcagctctcccgCAGCATCGCCCGACTCCTGCGGGCTCGCGtcccccgccgccgctcgggGACCCTGCCGCGGGCACGCCGCGCCCCGGCCGCGGGGCAGGAAGGGTgtgcggggcggcggggcggcgggggcgccCCGGCAGAGCGCCAGCGAGCGGGAGAAGCTGCGGATGCGGCGGCTGGCGCAGGCCCTGCTGCGGCTGCGGCACTACCTGCCCCCCGCGCTGGCACCCGCCGGGCACACCCTCACCAAGATCGAGACCCTGCGCCTCGCCACCCGCTACATCGCGCACCTCTCCGCCCTGCTGGGGCTCGGCCGGGGGGCGCCGGCCCCCCgacactgtcccctgtgcccccgGGGCCTGGGGTGCTGCCAGGACACGGACCCCCGCGGTGCTTCGCCGCCCGGCGCTGCGGGCTGGGGGTCACCTCCCGtggtggggacacccccggagctgcacggggctcccggcatggggagctgggggtcacctctctgcagccctgctgcgggcactgccccagagctgcttgGGGGTCCGGAGATGGGGTTAGACACCTGGGGGTCACCCCCCTACACCCCTGCTGCAGCAACCCTCCCAGATGTACTTGGGGGTCCGAGCCTCGGGATGGAGACCTGGGGGTCTCCCTCCTACATCCCTGCAACCGGGACCCCTCCAGAGGTGCTTGGGGTTTCCAACATCCAGACGGAGACATGGGGGCCACCCCCCTACGTTCCCTCAGTGGGAACCTCCTCAGATCTGAACAAGGCTGTCACCTCCACTGCGTCCCCctggctgacccctccccactCTGCAGGGGCTGCGGCCCCCCCGGATCTCCCTGGTGATGTCCTGGACACGGGACTGGTGCTGTCAGAGTTcgtgggcacagggacagtcaCCCAG GATCTCTCCGCGGACCTGCTCTCGCTGCTGGAGGCTCTGTTCCCACCACAGCCCAGATGA